Proteins found in one Streptomyces sp. CB09001 genomic segment:
- a CDS encoding transglycosylase SLT domain-containing protein, whose translation MLKNILPRGRSRSLNRTQKAAIAGVGALGAAAVALTAVPASGQTTTTSEAAPTAKVAYSTKQIQDVHAGVTGQLAGASQKVAAIEAKKEAAAKKATAEKKATAKKAAAKREAKETTSRSAQRTEVKKAAKSYPNNLDGWIREARAILAKHDIPGTYDGIHRNIMRESSGNPKAINDWDINAINGIPSKGLLQVIPPTFKAYHVPGTSWNIYDPVANITAACNYAADKYGTMDNVDSAY comes from the coding sequence ATGCTCAAGAACATCCTTCCCCGTGGTCGCAGTCGTTCCCTGAACCGCACCCAGAAGGCCGCGATCGCCGGTGTCGGCGCGCTCGGCGCCGCCGCCGTCGCCCTCACCGCCGTTCCGGCCAGCGGCCAGACGACGACCACGAGCGAGGCCGCTCCGACGGCCAAGGTGGCGTACAGCACCAAGCAGATCCAGGACGTGCACGCCGGTGTCACCGGCCAGCTCGCCGGCGCGAGCCAGAAGGTCGCCGCCATCGAGGCCAAGAAGGAGGCGGCCGCCAAGAAGGCGACCGCCGAGAAGAAGGCCACTGCCAAGAAGGCCGCAGCCAAGCGTGAGGCGAAGGAGACCACCAGCCGGTCCGCCCAGCGCACCGAGGTCAAGAAGGCCGCGAAGTCCTACCCGAACAACCTCGACGGCTGGATCCGCGAGGCCCGGGCCATCCTGGCCAAGCACGACATCCCGGGTACCTACGACGGCATCCACCGCAACATCATGCGGGAGTCGTCCGGCAACCCGAAGGCCATCAACGACTGGGACATCAACGCCATCAACGGCATCCCGTCGAAGGGCCTGCTCCAGGTCATCCCGCCGACGTTCAAGGCGTACCACGTGCCTGGTACCTCCTGGAACATCTACGACCCGGTCGCCAACATCACCGCCGCGTGCAACTACGCCGCGGACAAGTACGGCACCATGGACAACGTCGACAGCGCGTACTGA
- a CDS encoding FHA domain-containing protein — MPELVLESNGRTWTLDPSRSYALGRDPQGELVFDDARVSWRHATISFNGRGWVVEDHGSTNGTFVHGQRVQQTELGAGTVLNLGNATDGPRVSLTGAQAPAGAPQAQPQQPQQQPYAAQGANAGWAQQAPPAQEPFQQQAPPQQPPQHGQQHQAQQAGWQQQQPPQQAAPHFPQQQGPGGAAGAPPVHGDRSPTTFHQFSLGRVMRIGRALENDLVVSDLQVSRNHAEFHSTPDGRMEIRDLGSHNGTYVNGQPIAKGGSQLLGPTDIVGVGHSTFQIVGDRLEEFVDTGEVSFSARHLTVTVDGGKQILKDVSFGVPEKSLIAVIGPSGSGKSTLLKALTGYRPADQGEVLYDNRNLYKQFAELRQRIGLVPQDDILHKELTVKKALKYAAKLRFPADTTAAERNARIDEVLRELKLDIHKDKKVTSLSGGQRKRVSVALELLTKPSLIFLDEPTSGLDPGMDRDVMQLLRGLADDGRTVLVVTHSVAELATCDKLLVMAPGGSVAYFGPPEEALNFFGYDTWADVFSAFENYRDYDWAGRWKGSQHYQMYAADLDAVAPQSVQVPPMQAMRPPKPQGWMSQFVTLVRRYTSVIASDKGFLALMVILPAVLGAVSLLIDADKGLLPNPANPQTGRIIPNGTATTVLLILAVGACFAGAANSVRELIKERVIYERERATGLSRSAYLMSKVFVLGLITVFQGLLVGVIGFATREIPDEGLVLGGATLVELSLPIMALGFTSMMFGLVISSLVKTAEKTMPLLVMFAIIQVVFTGCLFALNGAVGVNQFSYLMPSRWAVAAAGATLDFNKISPPEKGAEADPLWEHTVGAWGMDMVALIVLGVICGFFVARFLRRHEPEVMRK; from the coding sequence GTGCCGGAACTCGTACTGGAATCCAATGGACGGACCTGGACGCTCGATCCGTCCCGGTCATACGCGCTAGGACGCGATCCGCAGGGGGAGCTTGTTTTCGACGACGCCAGGGTCTCCTGGCGGCATGCCACGATCAGTTTCAACGGCCGCGGTTGGGTGGTCGAGGACCACGGCAGCACCAACGGCACGTTCGTGCACGGGCAGCGGGTCCAGCAGACGGAGCTCGGCGCCGGCACGGTGCTGAACCTGGGCAACGCGACCGACGGGCCGCGCGTGAGCCTGACCGGCGCACAGGCCCCGGCCGGCGCGCCGCAGGCCCAGCCGCAACAGCCGCAGCAGCAGCCGTACGCCGCGCAGGGCGCGAACGCGGGCTGGGCCCAGCAGGCGCCGCCCGCGCAGGAGCCGTTCCAGCAGCAGGCGCCGCCGCAGCAGCCGCCGCAGCACGGGCAACAGCACCAGGCCCAGCAGGCCGGCTGGCAGCAGCAACAGCCGCCGCAGCAGGCTGCGCCGCACTTCCCCCAGCAGCAGGGACCAGGCGGCGCGGCGGGGGCGCCACCGGTCCACGGGGACCGCAGCCCGACCACGTTCCACCAGTTCTCGCTCGGCCGCGTGATGCGCATCGGCCGTGCCCTGGAGAACGACCTGGTCGTCTCCGACCTCCAGGTCTCCCGCAACCACGCGGAGTTCCACTCGACGCCCGACGGGCGCATGGAGATCCGCGACCTCGGCTCGCACAACGGCACGTACGTCAACGGCCAGCCGATCGCCAAGGGCGGCTCCCAGCTGCTCGGCCCGACCGACATCGTCGGCGTCGGTCACTCGACGTTCCAGATCGTCGGCGACCGGCTCGAGGAGTTCGTCGACACCGGTGAGGTCTCCTTCTCGGCCCGGCACCTGACCGTCACGGTCGACGGCGGCAAGCAGATCCTCAAGGACGTCTCCTTCGGCGTGCCCGAGAAGTCGCTGATCGCGGTGATCGGCCCGTCCGGATCCGGCAAGTCGACCCTGCTCAAGGCGCTCACCGGCTACCGGCCGGCCGACCAGGGCGAGGTCCTCTACGACAACCGGAACCTGTACAAGCAGTTCGCCGAACTGCGCCAGCGCATCGGTCTGGTCCCGCAGGACGACATCCTGCACAAGGAGCTGACCGTCAAGAAGGCGCTCAAGTACGCGGCGAAGCTCCGCTTCCCGGCCGATACCACGGCCGCCGAGCGCAACGCCCGCATCGACGAGGTGCTGCGCGAGCTGAAGCTGGACATCCACAAGGACAAGAAGGTCACGTCCCTGTCCGGCGGCCAGCGCAAGCGCGTGTCCGTCGCCCTGGAGCTGCTCACCAAGCCGTCGCTGATCTTCCTGGACGAGCCGACCTCCGGCCTCGACCCGGGCATGGACCGCGACGTCATGCAGCTGCTCCGCGGTCTCGCCGACGACGGCCGCACCGTCCTCGTCGTCACCCACTCGGTGGCCGAGCTGGCGACCTGCGACAAGCTCCTCGTGATGGCGCCGGGCGGTTCCGTGGCCTACTTCGGCCCGCCCGAGGAGGCGCTGAACTTCTTCGGCTACGACACCTGGGCCGACGTCTTCTCCGCCTTCGAGAACTACCGCGACTACGACTGGGCGGGCCGCTGGAAGGGCTCGCAGCACTACCAGATGTACGCCGCGGACCTCGACGCCGTCGCGCCGCAGTCCGTACAGGTTCCGCCGATGCAGGCGATGAGGCCGCCGAAGCCACAGGGCTGGATGTCCCAGTTCGTCACGCTGGTGCGGCGCTACACGTCGGTGATCGCCTCGGACAAGGGCTTCCTGGCCCTGATGGTGATCCTGCCGGCCGTGCTGGGCGCGGTGAGCCTGCTCATCGACGCGGACAAGGGCCTGCTGCCCAACCCCGCGAACCCGCAGACCGGCCGGATCATCCCGAACGGCACCGCCACCACGGTCCTGCTGATCCTCGCGGTCGGCGCCTGCTTCGCCGGTGCCGCGAACTCGGTCCGTGAGCTGATCAAGGAACGGGTGATCTACGAGCGGGAACGCGCGACGGGCCTGTCCCGGTCCGCGTACCTGATGTCCAAGGTCTTCGTGCTCGGCCTGATCACGGTGTTCCAGGGCCTGCTGGTCGGTGTGATCGGCTTCGCCACCCGGGAGATCCCCGACGAGGGGCTGGTCCTGGGCGGCGCGACGCTGGTCGAGCTGTCCCTGCCGATCATGGCGCTGGGCTTCACCTCGATGATGTTCGGCCTGGTCATCTCCTCGCTGGTGAAGACGGCCGAGAAGACCATGCCGCTGCTGGTGATGTTCGCGATCATCCAGGTCGTCTTCACCGGCTGCCTCTTCGCCCTGAACGGCGCGGTCGGCGTCAACCAGTTCTCGTACCTGATGCCCTCGCGCTGGGCGGTCGCGGCTGCCGGTGCCACGCTGGACTTCAACAAGATCAGCCCGCCCGAGAAGGGCGCCGAGGCCGACCCGCTGTGGGAGCACACCGTGGGCGCCTGGGGCATGGACATGGTCGCCCTGATCGTCCTCGGTGTGATCTGCGGCTTCTTCGTCGCCCGCTTCCTGCGCCGGCACGAGCCCGAGGTCATGCGCAAGTAG